From Pseudobythopirellula maris:
TCGGCGAAGGCGCCCCCTTCGGCCGCCAGCTCGTCGACCCGGGCGCCGAGCCATGCGACCAGCGTGGCGAGCGAGTCGACATCGGGCTCGCCCGGCTCGTGGCTCGCCACCAACGCCTGCTCGATGGCCGAGTGGAGTTCGTTGATCGCGCGGAGGAACTTGCCGTCGGTCGCCCCCGAAGAGAAATTCAGGTAGCCGGCCGCCTCGCGGAGCAACTCGCGCTGCGCGTCGTTCGGCGAGATCTCTCCGGCTGCCATGCTCTGTCGTCGCCTGCGGCGCCCGCTTCGTTGGTGATAAAAATAGTGGCGGCTCGAAGAAGCAGCCGAGAGGCGCGGCGCCTTCGCTCCGCCGCCCCGCTCCCGTCGCCTGGCCCACGGGCCGGCTCTGCCGCCCGGCTGGCCTTTCCGAAGGGCCAACCGTCTCGCAATCAGCTCCCACTCTACGGGATAGCGCCTCGGGGGGTCTAGCGCCGCTCGCCCCCCGTAGGAGCCGCGCAGGCCGCACAACCGCCCGTTGGGGCGCCCGCAACACCCTCGGGCCGTGTCGTTGCGTGCAGTCGTCGTCGCGGGCGATTATGATGGAGGCTTGGCGAGCAGCCCCCTCGACGCCCTCCCCACGCCCTGCCGACAAGCACCGACTAGCGCCACGATGAAGCACCCCATGCACCGAGCCTTCCGCAAAGTATTTCTCGCCCTCGCCATCGCGGCGGGTTCCTCGGCCGCAGCGCACGCCGCTCTCGTGAGCGCCGACGCGGCCGCCTACCTCGGGCTCGACCGCGATTGGTCGACCCAGGCGCCGATCGACACGTCGCGCAGCCGCGTGGCCCAGTCGGCGCTCGCGGGCGATCGGTTGTACGTGCTCTCGACCGCCGGCGTGCTGCAGTCGGTCGACACCGCTACCGGCGCCAGCTTGTGGACTACCCGGCTGGGCGACCCGCGGTTTCCCAGCCTGGGCGTCGCCGCACAGGGTGAGGACGTGGCCGTGGTCAACGGCACGACGCTCTACGTGTTCGACTCCGCCAACGGCCGCGAACGTTTCCACGCGCCGCTCAAGGGCGCCCCGGGAGCGGGCCCGGTGATCGCCGCCGGTTCAGTCTTTGTTCCGCTCATCGACGGCCGCATCGAGGCGCTAGCCATCGACCGCGATAAGGGCAGGAGTTGGTCGTACCAAGCCTCCGGCAACCTGTTCTACCCCGGCGCCGTGGGCGAAGAGCGGGTCTTCTTCGCCAACACGAGCGGCGAGCTGTTCGCCGTCGCCAGCGATCGCAGCGGGGCCGCCTTCCGATACGAAACCGACTCGCCGATCGTCGCCCCCCCGGCGCCTTTGGGCGGGATGGTCTACATCGCCACTCGCAACGGTTACTTGCACGCCCTCGATCAGCTAAGCGGCCAGCAACGCTGGCGCGGCGTGGTGGGCGAGATCGTCTCGCACGGCCCGCACGCCATCGACGGACGGGTCTACCTGCTGACCGACGCCCCCTCGATGCACGCCTTCGACGCCGCCACCGGCGAGATGCTGTGGCACACGTCCGGCATCGAGCGTTTCGTCAGCGCCAGCGACAAGCGGGTGCACGCCATCGACCGCCGAGGGGCGCTCGTTGTGCTCGACCGCGAGACCGGCCGCGTCGTCTCACGACGCTCGGTTGGCGAGTCGTTCAACACAGTCCGCAACGACGAGAACGACCGCCTGTTCCTGCTCACCGACAGCGGCTACCTGCAGTGCCTGCACGAGAAGTCGCCCGAAAAAGGTGAAGCCGACGCCGCGACCGAGACGCCCGCCGCCGATGAGCCGGCGGCCGACGATCCCGCCGACGCCCCCATCGCCGACGACCCCTTCGCCGTGATCGAAGAGGAAGAGGAGCCCTTCACCGCCGACGAGCCGGAAGAGCCTGTCGTGGAAGAGCCAGCCGAAGAGGAGCCGGCCGCCGAAGACCCGTTCAACGCGGCCGACCCGTTCGGCGGCGATGACCCCTTTGGCGGCGAAGACCCGTTCGGCGATTTCTGAGCGACGGTCATTTTCTGAGCCCTAGCTCAGTGCACCCGCTGCCCCGGCTTGGCGCCCTCGTCCGGCGAGAGGACGAACACCTCTTCGCCCCCCGGGCCGGCGGCGGCGATCATGCCGTGGCTCATGCCGAAACGCATCTTGCGCGGCGCCAGGTTCGCCACGTACATCACGAGGCGGCCGACGAGCTTCTCCGGCTCGTAAGCCTTCTTGATGCCGGCGAACACGTTGCGTGTCTCGCCGCCACCGAGGCTGAGGGTGAGCTGCAGCAGCTTGTCGGCGCCCTCGACCTGGTTGGCTTCGATCACACGGGCGATCCGCAGGTCGACCTTCATGAAGTCGTCGAACACGCACTCCTCGGCCAAGGGCTCGGCCTCGAGCGGCTCGGGGCCGTCGTTCCATTGGTCCGAGGCGCCGGCGGCTGACGCCGTCGACTCGGCTGCGACTGCGGCGTCTTCTTTGGACTCTTCGATCATGGCTTGCACCTTCTCCGGTTCGACTCGGGTCATCATGTGTTTGAATTTCGCCACCGGCGTGCCGGTGAGCGGCGTTTGCGATTGGTCCCAGTGGGTGATCGGCTCGCCCAGCAGCTTGCCGGTCTTCTCCGCCAACTCGGGCAGCACCGGCGTCAGGTAGACGACGATCTGCCGGTAAAGGTTGATCGCAATCGTGCAAACGTCTTGCAGCCGCTGCGTCTGGTCGGTCTCCTTGCGCAACTCCCACGGCTTGTTTTCTTCGACGAACGGGTTCGCCCGGTCGGCCAGGGCCATGATGAGCCGCATCGCCTGGCTGAAGTCGGTTCGCTCGTAGGCGGCGGCGATCTCGGCGCCTTGAGCGGCGGCGTGCTCGAACAGCCCGCCGTCGTCGGGGTACTCGCTAGAGAGGCCGGTCTGCTGGACGAACTTCGCCGAGCGGCTCGCCAGGTTCACCACCTTGCCCACTAGGTCGGTGTTGATCTTCGTGACGAACTCTTCGCGGTTCAGATCGAAGTCGTCGACGCGGCTGGAGAGCTTCGTTGCGTAGTAGTAGCGCAGGTACGCCGGGTCCAAGTGGTTGAGGTACGCCCGCGCTTTGACGAACGTCCCTTTGCTCTTGGACATCTTCTCGCCGTCGACCGTGAGGAATCCGTGCACGCGGACTTTGGTCGGCAGCGAGAAGCCGGCCGTCTTGAGCATGCCGGGCCAGAACAGCGTGTGGAAGTAGGTGATGTCCTTGCCGATGAAGTGGTGCACCTCGCAGTCGTCCGACCGCCACCAATCATCAAAATTCTCGCCCTCGCGGTCGCACCACTGCTTGGTGCTCGCCATGTAGCCGATCGGGGCGTCGAACCAGACGTACCAGTAGTTGCCCGGCGCGTCGGGGATCTCGAACCCGAAGTAGGGCGCCGGCCGGCTGATGTCCCAGTCGCGCAGCGGCTCGGGCTTCTCGGGCGGGCCAAGGAAGTGGCCCCTGAGGTAGTTGGCGATCTCGCCCTGCAGCGCGCCGGAATTTTGGCTCCACTCCTCGAGGAAGCCGTGCAGCTTCTCGAGCTCGATGAACAGATGGTCCGCCTCGCGCGGCTCGGGCGTCGCGCCGCTGAGCGTGCTCACCGGGTCGATCAGGTCGG
This genomic window contains:
- a CDS encoding outer membrane protein assembly factor BamB family protein; its protein translation is MKHPMHRAFRKVFLALAIAAGSSAAAHAALVSADAAAYLGLDRDWSTQAPIDTSRSRVAQSALAGDRLYVLSTAGVLQSVDTATGASLWTTRLGDPRFPSLGVAAQGEDVAVVNGTTLYVFDSANGRERFHAPLKGAPGAGPVIAAGSVFVPLIDGRIEALAIDRDKGRSWSYQASGNLFYPGAVGEERVFFANTSGELFAVASDRSGAAFRYETDSPIVAPPAPLGGMVYIATRNGYLHALDQLSGQQRWRGVVGEIVSHGPHAIDGRVYLLTDAPSMHAFDAATGEMLWHTSGIERFVSASDKRVHAIDRRGALVVLDRETGRVVSRRSVGESFNTVRNDENDRLFLLTDSGYLQCLHEKSPEKGEADAATETPAADEPAADDPADAPIADDPFAVIEEEEEPFTADEPEEPVVEEPAEEEPAAEDPFNAADPFGGDDPFGGEDPFGDF
- the metG gene encoding methionine--tRNA ligase, translating into MPQRRLLVTSALPYVNADIHLGYMVEAIQTDIWVRFQRLTGARCVYVCADDTHGTATMIRARREGRSEEELLAEVQKAHEQDLRDFGISLDNFHSTHSDESRALCGEIWGKIRDAGLVKNERVEQLFDPEEGVFLADRFVRGTCPKCGAEDQPGDNCSKCGVAYSPADLIDPVSTLSGATPEPREADHLFIELEKLHGFLEEWSQNSGALQGEIANYLRGHFLGPPEKPEPLRDWDISRPAPYFGFEIPDAPGNYWYVWFDAPIGYMASTKQWCDREGENFDDWWRSDDCEVHHFIGKDITYFHTLFWPGMLKTAGFSLPTKVRVHGFLTVDGEKMSKSKGTFVKARAYLNHLDPAYLRYYYATKLSSRVDDFDLNREEFVTKINTDLVGKVVNLASRSAKFVQQTGLSSEYPDDGGLFEHAAAQGAEIAAAYERTDFSQAMRLIMALADRANPFVEENKPWELRKETDQTQRLQDVCTIAINLYRQIVVYLTPVLPELAEKTGKLLGEPITHWDQSQTPLTGTPVAKFKHMMTRVEPEKVQAMIEESKEDAAVAAESTASAAGASDQWNDGPEPLEAEPLAEECVFDDFMKVDLRIARVIEANQVEGADKLLQLTLSLGGGETRNVFAGIKKAYEPEKLVGRLVMYVANLAPRKMRFGMSHGMIAAAGPGGEEVFVLSPDEGAKPGQRVH